In Streptomyces sp. NBC_00306, a single genomic region encodes these proteins:
- a CDS encoding inositol monophosphatase family protein codes for MTDSTAHRDDAEVATAAARAGAEVVLARYGQRLSRIDKGAGDFATDADVAAEEAILAVIRAARPEDAVHGEEGGRRGPADAGRQWLVDPLCGTLNYAVGNMLVAVNVALRDGPAAVADPFSGEVFFTDGTTAWVRRDGVDELMTPTAATGLVDVNLDPPFPSAPGFRAVDLLAHPDFVAGFRPRVVSSTLALAWVAAGKRAAYVTDGGDLTESVHFAAGIAVCRAAGCVVTGVDGVPVGGTGRAGPGGRGLVVASDAETHGRLLSMIRGQG; via the coding sequence ATGACCGACTCGACCGCACACCGGGACGATGCCGAGGTCGCGACGGCCGCGGCGCGTGCCGGTGCGGAGGTTGTGCTCGCCAGGTACGGGCAGCGGCTCTCCCGCATCGACAAAGGTGCCGGGGACTTCGCCACCGACGCCGATGTGGCGGCCGAGGAGGCGATCCTCGCCGTCATCCGCGCTGCCCGGCCCGAGGACGCGGTGCACGGCGAGGAGGGCGGCCGACGGGGCCCGGCGGACGCGGGGCGACAGTGGTTGGTGGATCCCCTCTGCGGGACGCTCAACTACGCGGTCGGCAACATGCTGGTCGCGGTGAACGTGGCACTGCGCGATGGCCCGGCGGCGGTGGCCGATCCGTTCAGCGGCGAGGTCTTCTTCACCGACGGCACGACGGCGTGGGTGCGGCGCGACGGGGTGGACGAGCTGATGACACCCACGGCCGCCACCGGGTTGGTGGACGTGAACCTGGATCCGCCTTTTCCGAGCGCCCCCGGATTCAGGGCGGTGGACCTGCTCGCTCACCCGGATTTCGTCGCGGGGTTCCGGCCGCGGGTGGTGTCGAGCACCCTGGCACTTGCCTGGGTCGCGGCCGGCAAGCGCGCCGCGTACGTCACCGACGGCGGTGACCTGACCGAGAGCGTGCACTTCGCGGCGGGTATCGCTGTGTGCCGGGCCGCCGGCTGCGTCGTCACCGGAGTCGACGGCGTGCCGGTCGGAGGGACCGGACGGGCCGGCCCGGGAGGCCGGGGTCTCGTCGTGGCCTCGGACGCGGAGACGCACGGGCGGCTGCTGTCGATGATCCGCGGACAGGGCTGA
- a CDS encoding winged helix-turn-helix domain-containing protein, with protein MRAVELFEQGCPNAEVARMLGVHAESVRRWKRVWEKGGTHALRRRPATGRPPKLDDAQVEQVRTALEQGAQVHGFEADLWTLERVGLVVERVTGVALSRASVWRLLTGRLGWSLQRPERRAVERNESEIARWIAHEWPRIKRGR; from the coding sequence GTGCGAGCAGTGGAGTTGTTTGAGCAGGGCTGCCCGAATGCCGAGGTCGCGCGGATGTTGGGGGTCCATGCCGAGAGCGTGCGGCGGTGGAAACGGGTGTGGGAGAAGGGTGGCACTCATGCCTTGCGGAGACGTCCGGCCACCGGCCGTCCGCCGAAACTGGACGATGCCCAGGTCGAGCAGGTGCGGACCGCGCTGGAGCAGGGTGCTCAAGTTCACGGGTTCGAGGCCGATCTGTGGACATTGGAACGGGTCGGTCTGGTCGTCGAGCGCGTGACCGGAGTAGCTCTGTCGCGGGCGTCGGTGTGGCGACTGCTGACCGGCCGGCTGGGATGGAGTCTGCAGCGCCCGGAGCGTCGCGCGGTCGAGCGGAACGAATCCGAGATCGCCCGCTGGATCGCCCACGAGTGGCCACGCATCAAAAGGGGGCGGTGA
- a CDS encoding extracellular catalytic domain type 2 short-chain-length polyhydroxyalkanoate depolymerase, which yields MRSSPAARLLRPAALIPLLVAALAFPASAPAAAAQAPVHASAPVPASVPARAPVPGELRPYDVSDVYSAGISSGGYMATQLHVAYSGTFDGSAAFASGPNFCAQNDLNKALLACMDTLQDLQLDKLEQTTRDWSAQGLVDPVSHLVGDPVYVFSGSGDTTVKRPVADALSDYYGRLGARVRYDNSTAAGHAWISPLGPNSCTVTANPWINNCGFDAERDLLGHLLGSATAPAAAPGGTLTQFDQNPYAPGGQARTISMDEKGFVYVPDTCADGAACTLVVALHGCKQGYSYQGFGSQFIDKAYLNEYADTNNLIVLYPQAVPTTTLDNPNGCWNWWGYQGDSAYARHGGKQIETVMAMVRALGGDGTPPPAGNLITLPSTDAQDGYIKAAADGSVASVGTLETTYGLALGRGSDGKYNRSVLSFDTSRIPPGKQLTRAYVTLTHSSGSGSPWTSPTGNRLLVDVHHGCLSACTVEPADWSATTTAPGSAEVTAFTSGTRSSTNLSTAGLAAVNRSGVTQLRLRFAANQTSNAYVFVNKDTRATLTVEYE from the coding sequence ATGAGATCGTCGCCCGCTGCCCGTCTCCTCCGGCCCGCCGCGCTCATTCCGTTGCTGGTCGCGGCGCTCGCCTTCCCCGCCTCCGCGCCCGCGGCCGCCGCCCAGGCACCGGTCCATGCATCTGCGCCCGTACCGGCATCCGTACCGGCACGGGCGCCGGTACCGGGTGAGCTGCGACCGTACGACGTGAGCGACGTCTACAGCGCCGGCATCTCGTCCGGCGGCTATATGGCCACCCAGCTGCATGTCGCGTACTCCGGCACGTTCGACGGCTCGGCGGCGTTCGCGTCCGGCCCGAACTTCTGCGCACAGAACGACCTCAACAAGGCCCTGCTGGCCTGCATGGACACCCTTCAGGACCTCCAGCTCGACAAGCTCGAACAGACCACCCGTGACTGGTCGGCGCAGGGTCTCGTGGACCCGGTGTCCCATCTCGTCGGAGATCCGGTCTACGTCTTCAGCGGATCGGGTGACACCACCGTCAAGCGCCCGGTGGCCGACGCGCTGTCGGACTACTACGGCCGATTGGGCGCGCGCGTCCGCTACGACAACAGCACGGCGGCCGGCCACGCGTGGATCAGCCCGCTCGGCCCCAACTCCTGCACGGTCACGGCGAATCCGTGGATCAACAACTGCGGCTTCGACGCGGAACGCGACCTGCTCGGCCACCTCCTCGGCAGCGCCACCGCCCCCGCCGCCGCACCCGGCGGAACCCTGACCCAGTTCGACCAGAACCCCTACGCGCCCGGTGGCCAGGCACGGACGATCTCGATGGACGAGAAGGGCTTCGTCTACGTACCCGACACCTGCGCGGACGGCGCGGCCTGCACCCTGGTGGTCGCGCTGCACGGCTGCAAGCAGGGCTACTCGTACCAGGGCTTCGGCAGCCAGTTCATCGACAAGGCGTATCTCAACGAGTACGCCGACACCAACAACCTGATCGTGCTGTACCCGCAGGCCGTCCCCACCACCACGCTCGACAACCCCAACGGCTGCTGGAACTGGTGGGGTTACCAGGGTGACTCCGCCTACGCCCGGCACGGCGGCAAGCAGATCGAGACCGTCATGGCGATGGTGAGGGCACTCGGCGGCGACGGCACACCGCCGCCGGCCGGAAACCTGATAACACTGCCGAGCACGGACGCCCAGGACGGCTACATCAAGGCCGCAGCAGACGGCTCGGTCGCGTCCGTCGGCACGCTGGAAACGACGTACGGCCTCGCTCTGGGCCGCGGAAGCGACGGCAAGTACAACCGGAGCGTGCTGTCCTTCGACACCTCCCGCATCCCGCCCGGCAAACAGCTCACCCGCGCCTATGTGACGCTCACCCACAGCAGCGGCTCCGGTTCCCCATGGACCAGCCCGACGGGCAACCGCCTGCTGGTCGATGTGCACCACGGCTGCCTGAGCGCGTGCACGGTCGAGCCGGCGGACTGGTCGGCCACCACGACGGCCCCGGGATCGGCGGAGGTCACCGCGTTCACCTCGGGCACCAGATCCTCGACGAACCTGTCGACGGCGGGACTTGCGGCGGTGAACCGCTCGGGGGTGACCCAACTGCGACTGCGTTTCGCGGCGAACCAGACGTCGAATGCGTATGTGTTCGTCAACAAGGACACGAGGGCCACGCTGACGGTGGAGTACGAGTAG
- the sbnA gene encoding 2,3-diaminopropionate biosynthesis protein SbnA: MPVISVPQAFNEEELYVDLSAIYGRSLFLKCEGFNFAGSIKLKAATEMVETAEREGILTPDSILIESSSGNLGVALSMIAASKGYRFLCVTDSRCNLATRLMMEALGSQVHIVAGQRSNGGLLGARLDYVRAMCASDDRYVWLSQYTNPANWKAHYQRTAPAIARAFPKLDVLFVGAGTTGTLMGCARYFRESRRPVHIVAVDSVGSVSFGGAPARRMIPGLGMSVRPPLLDESFVDEAVRVEEADTVRACRRLAKRGFLFGGSTGTVVSGAMGWLARHDARDLTAVAVAPDLGERYLDTVYQANWVQALYGADVLDPDGQTAGPSEPVRSPGSNARSRQERDDSWTPASPEGRPRRGAW; encoded by the coding sequence GTGCCTGTCATCTCCGTACCTCAGGCCTTCAACGAGGAGGAGCTCTATGTCGATCTCTCGGCGATCTACGGGCGTTCACTCTTCCTCAAGTGCGAGGGCTTCAACTTCGCCGGTTCGATCAAACTCAAGGCGGCGACCGAGATGGTCGAGACCGCGGAGCGGGAGGGCATCCTGACGCCGGACTCGATCCTGATCGAGTCCTCGTCCGGCAACCTCGGCGTCGCACTGAGCATGATCGCGGCCAGCAAGGGCTACCGGTTTCTGTGCGTGACGGACTCCCGCTGCAATCTTGCGACCAGGCTGATGATGGAGGCCCTGGGCAGCCAGGTGCACATCGTCGCCGGCCAGCGGTCCAACGGCGGACTCCTCGGCGCGCGCCTCGACTACGTCCGCGCCATGTGTGCGTCCGACGACCGCTACGTATGGCTGAGCCAGTACACCAATCCGGCCAACTGGAAGGCGCACTATCAGCGGACCGCCCCCGCCATCGCCCGCGCCTTCCCGAAGCTCGACGTCCTGTTCGTCGGCGCGGGCACCACGGGAACCCTGATGGGCTGCGCACGGTATTTCCGCGAGTCGCGCCGGCCGGTGCACATCGTCGCCGTGGACAGTGTCGGCTCGGTGAGCTTCGGCGGCGCCCCGGCGCGCCGGATGATCCCCGGCCTCGGCATGAGCGTCCGTCCGCCGCTGCTGGACGAGTCGTTCGTGGACGAGGCGGTCCGCGTCGAGGAGGCCGACACCGTTCGCGCCTGCCGCCGTCTGGCCAAACGCGGATTCCTGTTCGGCGGCTCCACGGGCACGGTGGTCAGCGGCGCCATGGGCTGGCTGGCCCGGCACGACGCGCGCGATCTCACGGCCGTGGCCGTCGCCCCGGACCTCGGCGAGCGCTACCTCGACACCGTGTACCAGGCCAACTGGGTGCAGGCCCTGTACGGCGCGGACGTACTGGACCCCGACGGACAGACCGCGGGCCCCTCGGAGCCCGTGCGATCGCCGGGCTCGAACGCGCGCTCCCGGCAGGAGAGGGACGACTCCTGGACCCCTGCCTCACCGGAGGGGCGGCCACGCCGCGGCGCGTGGTGA
- a CDS encoding transposase: protein MATHQKGAVNTRAWIVFLDESGVSLLPQIRRTYAPRGRTPLLRHRLNWKRASTAAALGYHAADPERGPRLCFHVKPGSYDTAALIEVMEQLKVFYREERVVLVWDGLSAHWSRAMRAWVAEQDWLTLERLPAYAPELNPVELLWSSLKKRELANLAGNHLADVVDATEQGIHRINQNPQLPWSFLTHTGLTIHPPTPPN from the coding sequence GTGGCCACGCATCAAAAGGGGGCGGTGAACACACGTGCCTGGATCGTCTTCCTCGACGAATCGGGCGTGTCGCTGTTGCCTCAGATCCGTCGCACCTACGCTCCCCGCGGCCGAACTCCGCTCCTGCGGCACCGGCTCAATTGGAAGCGCGCCTCGACGGCTGCAGCTCTTGGTTACCACGCCGCCGATCCTGAGCGCGGGCCTCGGCTGTGTTTCCACGTCAAACCCGGTAGCTACGACACCGCCGCGCTCATCGAAGTCATGGAACAGCTGAAGGTGTTCTACCGCGAGGAACGGGTGGTGCTGGTCTGGGACGGACTGTCCGCCCACTGGAGCCGGGCCATGCGCGCCTGGGTCGCCGAACAAGACTGGCTCACCCTCGAACGATTACCCGCCTACGCACCCGAGCTCAACCCGGTGGAACTCCTGTGGTCATCGCTCAAGAAACGCGAACTCGCCAACCTCGCCGGCAACCACCTCGCCGATGTTGTTGACGCCACCGAACAAGGCATCCACCGAATCAACCAGAACCCGCAGCTGCCCTGGTCCTTCCTCACCCACACCGGACTCACCATCCATCCACCAACCCCACCGAACTAA
- a CDS encoding non-ribosomal peptide synthetase, with product MATSTQTDAEFWRGVLTAGTFTAIPRWSGDRVPGTAEYTAAVPDELLASLRRWADEADLPLSSVLLAAHAKVLAALSGEQAVATYVRTPDGTPLPCRLSTASGTWRALIEDTDRAQAELLAHQDFPVDDFRRELGLGEPLPETLFDPYGDGDGRERDTVLRVALPHHGARRGLRLFYRTDVLDAECAARIAGYHLTALALIAADPEADHGRQSLLSAGELDLQLDGLAGPHRELPDRRFHELFEEQVRIRPDAVAAVQGERQWTYEELNTRANRLAGALLARGLRRQDVVAVVTERNLDWMAAVIGVFKAGGVYLPVEPHFPAGRIAAMLDRAACRLVLTEPGSTATLDEALESQRRESGARAEGSDPSQPGRSAAAESRPGVQTLLVEAAYAEDHSDADPGVRVGPDQLAYVFFTSGSTGEPKGAMCEHAGMLNHLYAKIDDLGIDEGHVVAQTAPQCFDISLWQLLAPVLAGGRTLLVGQEAVLDARQFLDTVVDGRVAVLQVVPSYLDAVLSCLERHPRELPDLRRVSVTGEALKMELVQRWFAAQPGIALVNAYGLTETSDDTNHEVMDRVPDTDRVPLGRPVNNVHIYVVDEHLSPVPLGAPGAIVFSGVCVGRGYINDPERTRPAFMDDPHRPGLRLHRGGDYGRWLPGGKLEFLGRKDSQVKIRGFRIEIGEIENTLLRTPGVRNGAVVITRSAGRSAHLVAFYSGPGPLEADDLRHRLSRSLPPYMVPSSFHWQESLPLTANGKIDKKALTALAEQLDAAGPPEAAENGHRAPLTPTEQRLAAAWAPVLGIPQERVGRLDHFFDHGGTSLTAVKLVVSLDRVVSLKDITRHPVLADLAALVDERAAAADATDGPSPQNSPLLRPVSVPDGPQPAGPQDGAVSWHDQPSAASVRPPA from the coding sequence ATGGCAACGTCCACGCAGACCGACGCCGAGTTCTGGCGCGGGGTGCTCACCGCCGGCACCTTCACCGCGATCCCCCGCTGGTCGGGCGACCGCGTGCCGGGGACCGCCGAGTACACGGCGGCCGTACCGGACGAGTTGCTGGCATCGCTGCGCCGGTGGGCGGACGAGGCGGACCTGCCGCTGAGTTCGGTGCTGCTGGCCGCGCACGCCAAGGTGCTCGCGGCGCTGTCCGGCGAGCAGGCGGTCGCGACGTACGTCCGCACGCCGGACGGCACGCCGCTGCCGTGCCGGCTGTCGACCGCCTCAGGGACCTGGCGTGCGCTGATCGAGGACACCGACCGGGCACAGGCGGAGCTGCTGGCACACCAGGACTTCCCCGTCGACGACTTCAGGCGCGAGCTGGGTCTGGGTGAGCCGCTGCCCGAGACCCTCTTCGATCCGTACGGCGACGGTGACGGCCGGGAGCGGGACACCGTACTGCGCGTGGCGCTCCCCCACCACGGCGCCCGTCGCGGTCTGCGGCTGTTCTACCGGACCGATGTGCTGGACGCCGAATGCGCCGCCAGGATCGCCGGCTATCACCTCACCGCGCTCGCGCTCATCGCCGCCGATCCGGAGGCCGATCACGGGCGGCAGAGCCTGCTGTCCGCCGGGGAACTCGATCTCCAGCTCGACGGGCTCGCCGGGCCCCACCGGGAGCTGCCGGACCGCCGGTTCCACGAACTGTTCGAAGAGCAGGTGCGGATCCGTCCGGACGCGGTCGCCGCCGTACAGGGCGAACGGCAGTGGACGTACGAGGAGCTCAACACCCGCGCCAACCGCCTGGCGGGCGCCCTCCTGGCTCGCGGACTGCGCCGCCAGGACGTCGTCGCGGTCGTGACCGAGCGCAATCTCGACTGGATGGCGGCGGTGATCGGCGTCTTCAAGGCGGGCGGCGTCTATCTGCCCGTCGAACCGCACTTCCCCGCCGGCCGGATCGCCGCCATGCTCGACCGCGCCGCGTGCCGGCTCGTCCTGACCGAACCCGGCAGCACCGCGACACTCGACGAGGCACTGGAGTCGCAGCGCCGAGAGTCCGGGGCCCGGGCAGAGGGTTCCGACCCATCGCAGCCCGGTCGGTCGGCGGCCGCAGAGTCGCGCCCCGGAGTACAGACGCTCCTCGTCGAGGCCGCCTACGCGGAGGACCACTCCGACGCCGACCCCGGTGTCCGCGTCGGGCCGGACCAGCTCGCCTACGTCTTCTTCACCTCCGGATCCACCGGTGAACCCAAGGGCGCGATGTGCGAGCACGCCGGCATGCTCAACCACCTCTACGCCAAGATCGACGACCTGGGCATCGACGAGGGACATGTCGTCGCCCAGACCGCGCCCCAGTGCTTCGACATCTCCCTGTGGCAGTTGCTCGCGCCCGTGCTGGCCGGCGGGCGGACCCTGCTCGTCGGGCAGGAAGCGGTCCTGGACGCACGGCAGTTCCTCGACACCGTCGTCGACGGACGTGTCGCCGTCCTCCAGGTGGTGCCGTCCTACCTCGACGCCGTGCTCTCCTGCCTGGAGCGCCACCCCCGCGAACTCCCGGACCTGCGACGGGTTTCGGTGACCGGCGAGGCGCTGAAGATGGAACTCGTCCAGCGCTGGTTCGCCGCGCAGCCGGGGATCGCGCTGGTCAACGCCTACGGACTGACCGAGACCTCCGACGACACCAACCACGAGGTCATGGACCGGGTGCCGGACACCGACCGTGTACCGCTCGGCCGCCCCGTCAACAACGTGCACATCTACGTCGTCGACGAGCACCTCTCCCCCGTGCCGCTGGGGGCTCCCGGCGCCATCGTCTTCTCCGGCGTCTGCGTCGGCCGGGGCTACATCAACGACCCCGAACGCACCCGGCCCGCCTTCATGGATGATCCGCACCGTCCTGGCCTGCGGCTGCACCGGGGCGGCGACTACGGCCGCTGGCTGCCCGGGGGAAAGCTGGAGTTCCTCGGCCGCAAGGACAGCCAGGTCAAGATCCGCGGCTTCCGGATCGAGATCGGCGAGATCGAGAACACCCTGCTGCGGACACCCGGTGTCCGCAACGGTGCGGTGGTGATCACCCGATCCGCGGGCCGCAGTGCGCATCTGGTGGCGTTCTACTCCGGCCCCGGCCCGCTGGAGGCCGACGACCTGCGGCACCGGCTGAGCCGGTCACTGCCCCCCTACATGGTGCCGTCGTCCTTCCACTGGCAGGAGAGCCTGCCCCTGACCGCCAACGGCAAGATCGACAAGAAGGCGCTGACGGCGCTTGCCGAACAGCTCGACGCCGCCGGGCCGCCCGAAGCGGCGGAGAACGGCCACCGCGCGCCGCTGACGCCGACCGAACAGCGCCTGGCCGCGGCCTGGGCCCCGGTGCTCGGCATACCGCAGGAACGCGTCGGCCGGCTCGACCACTTCTTCGACCACGGCGGCACCTCGCTGACAGCGGTCAAGCTCGTGGTGTCCCTGGACCGCGTCGTCTCCCTCAAGGACATCACCCGCCACCCGGTCCTCGCCGACCTGGCCGCCCTCGTCGACGAACGAGCCGCGGCCGCCGACGCCACCGACGGCCCATCCCCACAGAACTCGCCGCTGCTGAGGCCCGTGTCGGTGCCGGACGGTCCACAGCCGGCCGGTCCACAGGACGGCGCCGTCTCCTGGCACGACCAACCCTCCGCCGCATCCGTCCGGCCCCCCGCCTGA
- the sbnB gene encoding 2,3-diaminopropionate biosynthesis protein SbnB, which produces MTTTPSPATEPAMPEPLSAPSFAVITGDQVQHALEGREKEIVEVVEGTYRLHGAGESVNPPSSFLRFHDRPTSRIIALPASIGGRNRVDGLKWISSFPQNVASGIPRASAVLILNDPDTGYPFACLESSIISATRTAASAAAAADRLTRDRPRPLRVGFFGAGLIARYIHTFLVGTGWSFDEIGVHDLSADSAAGFRVYLEQSGGGGRITVHSSAEDLIRLSDLVVFATVAGQPHVGDLSWFEHNPVVLHVSLRDLDPEILLASTNIVDDIEHCLRAGTSPHLTEQRTGNRDFVHGTLDDVMAGRVTVPPDRPVVFSPFGLGVLDLAVGKYVYDEVARTGELRVADGFFHELRRYG; this is translated from the coding sequence ATGACCACCACCCCCTCTCCCGCAACGGAGCCCGCCATGCCAGAACCCCTGTCCGCGCCGTCCTTCGCCGTGATCACGGGCGACCAGGTCCAACACGCTCTGGAAGGCCGCGAAAAGGAGATCGTGGAGGTGGTCGAGGGCACGTACCGGCTGCACGGAGCAGGCGAGTCGGTGAACCCGCCGTCGTCCTTCCTCCGCTTCCACGACCGTCCCACCTCCCGGATCATCGCGCTGCCGGCGTCGATCGGCGGGCGGAACCGCGTGGACGGACTGAAGTGGATCTCCAGCTTCCCGCAGAACGTGGCCTCCGGTATCCCCCGCGCCTCGGCGGTGCTGATCCTCAACGACCCGGACACCGGCTACCCGTTCGCCTGTCTGGAGAGCTCGATCATCAGCGCCACCCGGACCGCCGCGTCGGCCGCAGCGGCCGCCGACCGGCTCACCCGTGACCGGCCGCGTCCGTTGCGCGTCGGCTTCTTCGGGGCCGGTCTGATCGCCCGGTACATCCACACCTTCCTGGTGGGGACGGGCTGGTCGTTCGACGAGATCGGGGTGCACGACCTGTCGGCCGACAGCGCGGCGGGCTTCCGCGTCTACCTCGAACAGTCGGGCGGCGGCGGACGCATCACCGTGCACAGCAGCGCCGAGGACCTGATCCGGCTCAGCGACCTGGTGGTCTTCGCCACCGTCGCGGGTCAGCCGCACGTCGGCGACCTGTCGTGGTTCGAGCACAACCCCGTGGTCCTGCATGTGTCACTGCGCGACCTCGACCCGGAGATCCTGCTCGCGTCGACGAACATCGTCGACGACATCGAGCACTGCCTGCGGGCCGGCACCTCACCGCATCTGACCGAACAGCGCACCGGCAACCGGGACTTCGTGCACGGCACGCTGGACGACGTGATGGCCGGACGGGTCACGGTGCCGCCGGACCGGCCCGTCGTGTTCTCCCCCTTCGGTCTCGGGGTGCTCGATCTGGCGGTCGGCAAATACGTCTACGACGAGGTGGCCCGCACCGGAGAACTCCGGGTCGCCGACGGCTTCTTCCACGAACTGCGCCGGTACGGCTGA
- a CDS encoding serine hydrolase domain-containing protein, protein MPDIPTCIIGSSHNTAPLATGGHDPDKYAEVGSFTKVITGTILEQLAREGVLTVDDPVERWLDAPAGSGITLRHLAEHTSGLPPVPPGTTNIDPYKKFSDDRLRAILAAGLDRLTTAPAGEREEYSNFGYAVLGAVLTAAGGQDYSDLVATHVLSPLGLPPEAMTARPPEHNRSLARGWFGRSVTPWDMTGAILPAGGLWAAPRTVARVLTGLVLDRTLGEPSLSWQRTGPLPLMWHNGGTRRSTVFAGAVPDGRWIVVHRLHGSLEETDRIGLGHLRAATAD, encoded by the coding sequence ATGCCCGATATCCCCACCTGCATCATCGGCAGCTCACACAACACCGCCCCACTCGCTACCGGTGGACACGACCCCGACAAGTACGCCGAGGTGGGCTCCTTCACCAAAGTCATCACCGGAACCATCCTCGAACAGTTGGCCAGGGAGGGCGTATTGACTGTTGACGATCCTGTCGAACGGTGGCTCGACGCCCCTGCCGGGTCCGGTATCACCCTGCGGCATCTCGCCGAGCACACCTCCGGCCTCCCCCCGGTGCCACCCGGCACCACAAACATCGATCCCTACAAGAAGTTCAGCGACGACAGGCTGCGTGCGATCCTCGCTGCGGGTCTCGACCGGCTCACCACCGCACCCGCAGGAGAACGCGAGGAGTACTCCAACTTCGGCTACGCCGTGCTCGGGGCAGTCCTGACGGCGGCCGGCGGCCAGGACTACAGCGATCTTGTCGCCACGCACGTCCTCTCTCCACTCGGCCTGCCACCAGAAGCGATGACCGCGCGTCCGCCGGAACACAACCGATCACTCGCGAGAGGGTGGTTCGGACGCAGCGTCACACCGTGGGACATGACAGGCGCGATTCTGCCCGCAGGCGGTCTCTGGGCCGCTCCCCGCACCGTCGCCCGCGTACTGACCGGCCTCGTCCTCGACCGCACGCTGGGGGAGCCGTCACTCAGCTGGCAACGAACCGGACCGCTGCCGCTGATGTGGCACAACGGGGGCACCCGTAGATCAACGGTCTTCGCCGGAGCCGTCCCCGACGGCCGCTGGATCGTCGTCCACCGCCTGCACGGGTCCCTCGAAGAGACGGACCGCATAGGACTGGGACATCTACGCGCCGCCACCGCAGACTGA
- a CDS encoding TauD/TfdA family dioxygenase: MPSSLTTALPGLESRPGRPPVLELEPGTDTMSWPAQQRDALRAAVAEHGAVLVRGLGLRDADDVAAVLRQLATGPAADKEAFALRETYSDGVYSSTAWPSNQPMCMHHELSYTQEFPGLMMFACLTAPTEGGATAVADSAAVLDDLPPALTERFEREGWLLTRSYNDEIGASVAEAFGTEDRAAVENYCRANAIEFAWQPDGGLRTRQLRSAVVRHPVTGMRCWFNQIAFLNEWTTAPEVREYLIDEYGAGGLPFNTRYGNGDPLTEDTVQLINAVYDTHTARQPWLAGDLLLVDNIRTAHSREPFEGPRDVVVAMADPVRLGDCSPTVQAAVR, encoded by the coding sequence ATGCCCTCCTCGCTCACCACCGCGCTGCCGGGCCTGGAATCGCGCCCAGGCCGGCCTCCCGTGCTGGAACTGGAACCCGGCACCGACACCATGAGCTGGCCCGCCCAGCAGCGGGACGCACTGCGCGCCGCCGTCGCCGAGCACGGCGCGGTCCTGGTCCGCGGCCTCGGGCTGCGCGACGCGGACGACGTCGCCGCGGTGCTCCGGCAGCTCGCCACCGGACCGGCGGCCGACAAGGAGGCCTTCGCGCTGCGGGAGACCTACTCCGACGGCGTCTACTCGTCGACGGCCTGGCCGTCGAACCAGCCGATGTGCATGCATCACGAGCTCAGCTACACCCAGGAGTTCCCCGGCCTGATGATGTTCGCGTGCCTGACCGCGCCCACCGAGGGCGGGGCCACCGCGGTCGCCGACTCGGCGGCCGTGCTCGACGATCTGCCCCCCGCCCTGACCGAACGGTTCGAGCGCGAGGGCTGGCTGCTCACCCGCAGCTACAACGACGAGATCGGAGCCTCCGTCGCGGAGGCGTTCGGCACCGAGGACCGCGCCGCCGTCGAGAACTACTGCCGCGCCAACGCGATCGAGTTCGCCTGGCAGCCCGACGGCGGACTGCGCACCCGGCAGCTGCGCAGCGCCGTGGTGCGTCACCCGGTCACCGGCATGCGGTGCTGGTTCAACCAGATCGCGTTCCTCAACGAGTGGACGACGGCACCCGAGGTGCGGGAGTACCTGATCGACGAGTACGGCGCCGGCGGTCTGCCGTTCAACACCCGCTACGGCAACGGCGACCCCCTCACCGAGGACACCGTCCAGCTGATCAACGCGGTGTACGACACCCACACCGCCCGGCAGCCCTGGCTGGCCGGTGACCTGCTGCTCGTCGACAACATCCGTACCGCGCACAGCAGGGAGCCCTTCGAAGGACCCCGGGACGTGGTCGTGGCGATGGCCGACCCGGTGCGCCTGGGCGACTGCTCGCCGACCGTCCAGGCGGCTGTCCGATGA